One bacterium genomic window, AGGCACACTGAAGACTATTTAATCGTCATGAGGCAATGGCGAAAGCAGAGCCCACATTATGAACACAAGAAAATTGACCCCAGCGACGGAGGATCAACACCCAAATCAGGAGCGACATCATGAACTGGATAGCCACACCCGAGTCATCCAACATTGCCGGATTTGAATACAACAAAACAACGCAGGTTCTAACCGTCGAGTTCAAGAACGGCGGACGCTACAATTATTATGATGTACCCGAGGTCGTGTTCGATAGAATGAAAGCAGCATCTTCAAAGGGTCAGTTTCTTGCCCAAAACATCAAGAACACTTATCGGTACGCTCGCGTATAGTGCCCCGCGGCCTGAACCGGGTAGAACACTGATAAAAAGAGGAACTTTATGCCACGATTGACTGAACAGGAACAACAGGATATTATTCGCTTTATTGAGGCGGACGGGCCGTTGCCGGAGAAGTACCGTTTTCTGCTGTTTGGGCAAGACATAGAAATAAATTGAGGTATTACGGTGAATCAGGATTGGTTTGAAATGGGGGATATTCGCCGCCGAAAGCTGAAAAGCTCTGTGTGGATACCGTTGAGAGCCGTCCAAAATATTCAAAAGAATGGATACTACGGCTACTTAGGCTATAAGAAGGAATTCTTTGGCACTGGCACTGTGGCTGTTCCCCTCGACCAAAAGGATGCTGCCTCCAAGCTTGTCTGGATGGATATCGGGATAAGTCATAATCACTCCGGGTTTTATGATAATGGTAAATACATCCCTGCAGATGTCTACGAAGACTATGATAGCAAATTTCTAGGGGTGCATCTCGTGCTGGATCAGCATTTGAATAGTGCAGAACCAGCCGAATGGCACCTCCATCAGGATTTTGTGATCACACTGAAACTGAAAAGAGAAAAGGACGTGTGGAA contains:
- a CDS encoding KTSC domain-containing protein, which produces MNWIATPESSNIAGFEYNKTTQVLTVEFKNGGRYNYYDVPEVVFDRMKAASSKGQFLAQNIKNTYRYARV